The nucleotide sequence GCGGGCCCCGCCAGTGGGCCTCGCCGCCACAGCCTGAGGCGGCCTCACCTGGCTAACAGTGCTGGCCGACAGCTGGTGCTGCTCGGTTGCCGAGGCGTGGGACCCGCCGCCACTAGCGCAAGCGGCTGTTGCTGCATGCGCGCGCTGATTCCCGGGCCGACATGAGCACTGTAGTAAATGGCGTTGATTCCCACGTGTATGTGATTGCTTGTTGCTAGTGATGCTGATTTTCATGATTGAGCGGGAATCCGATGCGGTGTGCTAATTTCACGGGCTCGCTGTTGCAAACTGGGATGATTCCTTGCAGTGTGGATCTGCAGTGTGACCGACATGAGAACTGTGGCAAATGGCGCTCATTCCCATGCTTTGAAAATTGCTGCTGCAGGTGAGGTGACAGCACCCAAGAGCGTGATTTCCGCGCGGGGATATGGACACTGATGCCTGCTTTTGGTTCTGTAgtgccgacactacagggatcctaAAATATCCCGCCTAATTTCCTCTGTTCTCGCTTATTTTCTCGCCATCATTAATCGTCTGAGCCTATAAAAGAAGACACCGAGGCTCTCGTCCAGCCATCCTAGAAATCGCCAGTGCGCAAAGTGTGTACACATTTTTTTCAGTCGATATGAGTTTGCCTTGTTCAGATCAAAGCATTAGGCTGAGGAAAATGAAGACTGCAAGTTTGCCTCCTGGGGTGGCAGTCCTGCGGTGTTGGTGTGGCGatctttgcaaggtgaaggaggtgacggatttttcagattggttgggcatgaagtttttcatgtgcgccaattatgaggaagatcctgtcgtagctatttcagagtacgacaagcctccggtatggtttaaccatcacgaatagatattgttggtattttCATTGATTCTTTAGTAACATTATTGTTTCTTGTTGTAGTCTCCTCCGCCTCTGTGCATGTACTATCGTTGGATTGACACGGAGAAGCCAGCTTGGGCAGTGACTGAGATTCGTGAAAGAAGTCGCCGTGTGTGGAATAGTTTATTTGCGGAAGAGCGACGCGAGAAggcggaagctgaggagaaagcagagcaagagagagagttAAAAGAATACTATGCGGAGCAACATCGTGTTTTTTgaggaaatgggaaagaaaaacagggaagaggctcgtcgcatggaggagcaggaacgacagcgaaaggaggctcgtgaggcggagaggtagagaaagaaagaaagggctcgtcaggccaaggcagcagaagaagctggcgatggaaaaggaaaatatccacgTTGGACTCAGTAGATTCCTGTGGTAGTATTTTAAATTTCGCAATCATTTGTATCTTTATTTCTGCAGTTTAATGTAGCTTCATTTCAGTAGTTAAATGTAGCTTTATTTAAATTCTACGatgtatcttattttcagttgtACCTTGTCGTGTTGTATCTTATTTTCAATTGTACCTTGTCGTGATGGAAAAAATATATAGTTTTAGAATAAAGTAGtggcattttctttccctccactaATTATCGAGCATCGTGCAACAACTATAAAATAaaattaagatagaacataatgccttacaataagagagtacaaactaataatgcaagtacatctgaattaaacggtacaactggaatacagcttaaaaactacatgaaggcatcatcgtcatcctccgtcgatgcagaactcttgcccttcgaggatgcagaactcttacccttgaacgatgaagaactcttgcccttcgaggatgcagtactcttgcccttggacgatgcagaactcttgccctttgacgatgcagaacccggaagcggcggcatgaagatatcatcttcgtcctcgctctcctcagtccataaaaatggatggCTTTCTGCAGTCCTTctaaaagtttcactcttcggctccacaaccttcttccaccttgcatccaacctaagaagttctttacgtacctcctcataggtcctttcaggccacccagacctacgtaattggtgagccaactcattcattatggtgtcactaccggtgagatcatcccatggaactatcctattgtccatcctgaaatcggtagctagcctcagaagagtgctactcatcccagggtgaaaactacgatcgaaagcataatgggacatctcgactacactacactcgaatgcttatccacctccgtctgaagggggttttataggtaaagaggagaaaatggcgggaaagaacgactgcggtatggagggaaagggttggcgggaacatatggcgggaaacggatggcaggaagatatggcgggaaggggttggcgggaaacgggtggcggaacatatggagggaaagcgtttgcgggaaaatattgaggggaaagcGTTGCTTGAAAATATATATTTTTCAATGTCTAAGACGGGCAATGGTTGCACATTATTCATCagccaaaattttaaaaaaaaattcatttCGGCCTAACATAAGCAAAAGAGTGGAGCGGGATAGTATGGCGGGAGATATAGGCGGGAAAAATTGTTCCTGGCTGGTGCATTTTTATTTCAGCATACATAGATGTTCAAATTAAAAAGTCTGATACACACATATGTAGATACAATGGGTCGCGCACGTGCATAGATGAATCACCCTACTTTACGACGACCACCTGGCCTTTCCTTACGACCGGAAGGCGACAAGCGATTAGGTGGCCGGGGCACACGAAGACCGCGGCCGTACTCCAATTCGGCTTCATGTGTCTGCGAGTCCTGCGTAGGTGGTGGAGTCGCGAATCCTTGTTGCGAACCTGGAGCGTAATTGTAGGCGTATGGTTGTGACTCCGGGGGGATaaaagatgggccaataacgtcCCCTCCGAAGAACTCTGTAACTAATGATGTAACCGAATCGCCAAGATCATGTGATGCTCCCCGGAGGCCTGTGTTGACGCCATGATCATGTGATGCTCCCCGGAGGCCTGTGTTGACGCCGTGTTGGGTGTTCTCATCGCCCCAATTAACATCAGGTGTGTCCTGCACATAGAAACATTTTAAACAAACTGTTAAAGGATAATATATGATATCATTGTAAATGCATTGAAATGTAAACATGACTACCTGAGCATATCCCTCTCCTATACTGTGTGGCCATTGTACGTGGTGCTGGTTTAAATCTGGTACACGAGTCTCCTCGGGCATGGGGATCCCTCGCGTGGAGAGATACGGCTGAGATCCCTCACCTTGGGTGTATGCATCATATCCTGTGTACGCATATGGGTTAGGGGAAAGAAACTGCTCGGGCATCGAATCCAAGCCCGTGCCATGGCCTGAGATGTCTGCCCCTGACGAAGCTGCATCGAAGAAGAGCGATGCAGCGGCAGAGATGAGTCATGTCGTGGAAATGTCGTTCTAGTACTCGGACCCTCCCTCCATTGCTCATGGCTCGTACGCGCCTCGCTCGGTCTGGACGACGGTGCCGCATTCGGTCTGGCTGACCTCGCTACCGGCATGTATGCTCCAGTGGCAACGTCGTCGCCTCTACCGCATCAGAACTTCTTTGCCACGAATTGTTGCAAAAGTTTCTGGAATGTCTTGCGATATGGGCCCTGGGCCGGCATGCTATCCGTAGCCATCTGCCCTACTTCGTTGACATTTTCAAGCTGAACAATATTTGGATGTTATTTAGTTCAAATGATTATGAAATGATGGACCTAAAAAAGTTACAAGTGATTACCAGGTGGTCACGATAGTAAGCTGCATGCAGCTCAACATGTCTCCGCGCCTGCTCCTCTTGTGTGAGATGTGTAGGTATAGTAGCTGGCTGACTGGCCAGGCTAGCACGTGTGTTCATGCAGTACCACTGCTTGTACGCTTGATCTGTACTTCCATCGTACGGTCTGCGAAATTAAATAATTACATAAACCGTTGTGATGAAAGCAAAGCATCTTCACGCATCGTATGATCATCGTAAAAAAATAATGTACATAAAATATACCTAAGTTGACGCACTATATCTGCTAGCGCTTCATTTTCCCACTTGTGTACCCATTCACTGTTCTCTTCCCTCCAATCGTATAAACTCCAACCCCTGCCCATATTTGTTAGCCTGCAAATTATGTAACAAAGTGTGAGTTTAGTAAATTAAAAATGACACTAACTATTTAGGGATGTCACATCTTACTTATGTGTTTCCTCGTCGATACGTCTGGGAAAAGGTGGTGGAATTTCTTGATAGAGACCGAATTGTCTCATTACACGCTCTGGGTTGTAAGGTTCAACACACCACAGGAACAATAAGTTGTAGCGAGTCAGCCAGAATGCACTATCGGTCAACATGCCTGGTGTGAAGTGTCGAGCATCAAAGACCATTTTTAGCTGGTCCTGAGTCCACGGGTTCCATGTGACTTCTGCCTCATCAAGTATCTCAAACTGCTGGTGGTACATAGGGTAACAATTTTTCGCAATATCTGGAGACCAACGTTTCCGTGCCTTTGTCCACCTGGTGGCCATAGTTGCGCTAGTACCCTTGCCAAAGTCGTATGGGTATATGGGTTGTACTATACGAGGTCGTCCTACAGGGAGGTATTCCCAGGACCACAGCTGTAGAAACTCATAGGCGACACAAAGTAATGGAGCTTTTTGTGCGAAAGAGGTTTTCTGCGTGGCATCACACAAGCCTCTGTATGTATGAGATAGCATGGCAGAACCGAAGATGTATTTTGGCTGCTCGGGTAAAGATTCATCTACCATATTCTCTGCAATGTAGATGAGACCAGGGACAACAACGTCCCCATGTGAATTTGGAAATAGATTCCCGAGGAGCCACAACAAATACGCAAACAGATGTCTTTTTCTCGTCTCCTTATTGGCGAAGCTAGATAAATTAAGAAAGTTATCACgaagccagacgagtgggatgcccCGAGGGTTACCAGAACGTTGTGATTCTGGCATTTCCATCCCAAGACGGGCTGCTATATCTAATGCCCAAGATGGAGACACTCGTGGAGAGACTACCGGCTCACCTCTAATTGGTAGAGCAGTGATCATAGAAACATCTTTCAGTGTAGGTGCAAGCTCTCCAAAACGAAAGTGAAAGGTGTGGGTTTCAGGTCTCCACCGGTCAACGAGGGATGTCAAAAGGGATGGGTCCGAACGTACTTGGTCGTCGCATGATGTGAGCCTAGCAAAACCTTGTAGTCCATAAGCGTCAAGGTGAGCAAGGAAATGATTGTGTATTGGCCATGTTTTCTTTATGGTTCGAAGTCTGAAAGGCCGATAATCATGCTTAGTATTTGGTTTCAAAAATATGTGGCAACGGTGGCCGGCGTCATGGGGCCCCTGCAAAAGCACTGGCACTTCACCCATAACCTGCACACAAACAT is from Triticum aestivum cultivar Chinese Spring chromosome 1B, IWGSC CS RefSeq v2.1, whole genome shotgun sequence and encodes:
- the LOC123144790 gene encoding serine/threonine-protein phosphatase 7 long form homolog gives rise to the protein MATRWTKARKRWSPDIAKNCYPMYHQQFEILDEAEVTWNPWTQDQLKMVFDARHFTPGMLTDSAFWLTRYNLLFLWCVEPYNPERVMRQFGLYQEIPPPFPRRIDEETHKLTNMGRGWSLYDWREENSEWVHKWENEALADIVRQLRPYDGSTDQAYKQWYCMNTRASLASQPATIPTHLTQEEQARRHVELHAAYYRDHLLENVNEVGQMATDSMPAQGPYRKTFQKLLQQFVAKKF